Within Cydia pomonella isolate Wapato2018A chromosome 26, ilCydPomo1, whole genome shotgun sequence, the genomic segment AAGTTAGCTTCGTTAAACGTTAAAGCGTTACATTTCGGAAGAATTAACGCAAGTTAACGTTAATCTTTAATCCGTTAATATGTGTAAAGTTACATTTTTATATCGTTGCGTTAGTGAACTTAAAAGAAAggttatgaataaaacaaaatacttgTATAATTCAAATGTGTAATTTAATCGTCGGGCATAAGGTGCATATTCCCCTTCATGAACATTAACATGTTGAAGTTCTCGTCTGAAAGCGAGGCTCTTTTTGGTGTCAAAATGTCTTTACCCGTGGAAAATAAACGTTCAACTGCAGCGCTTGAGGGTATAGCagtattgtatttaataaatagatttatgaatatttgttccccgAGGAATGCAGCATCGTTGAACGAGTCTTTTGATTTCATGTCCAGCCACATTTTAACGAGACTTTGCGCTTTATTCTTTAAAGAGTTGGAGCTCTTTGGTTTTTCTATAGACTGAGTGACAGAATTGAAAAAGTCTTCCTCCTCGTCATCATCGTTGTTACTCACATTGCTCCCTCCGCCACTTAAACTATCTCTGTCCTTCGAGTTTTCCGCTGCTTCTTGCCGTAAGGCATCTTCTACCCTTTTTTCCATGCACTTTCTTACTGCATCCACTCTACTGCTGTCATACGTTTCCAGCCATATCAACCGGAACTTTGGGTGAAATGCCGCGGCAAGTTGGCACTGTTCATCATTCAGGAGTGGTCCAAATCTTTTCTCTATGCCATTTAATAAGGCATTGGCTAAAGCTGTGCAATTTACTAGGCCcttagatttaatattttttaatttatagacaGTTGCTGCAATCGTCGGTAATAGTGATCCGAGATAAGCTTGAGCTTCTCCTTGGATACGATCCAGGGCATTCGCGACAGGGGCCATAACctgtaaataagtatttaatataagtattgatacgatgtggaaagaaaataactttactaaaacgttattttaaactatgtacatatataaatttaccTTTGCGTACTCCTTCATTACAGTCACATCTTGGTCATTGAAAGTTACAATTTTTAGTTGAGTCATAACTCTGTGAAGAGAAGGCCTTTTTGTTTCCAATATAGCGTTGAGAACGACAATAGCATCATAAAGAGAGTTCCACCTCGTCGAATTTGGAAGGACAAGTCGTCTGCTTAATTCAGCGTGAATGATATCTGCTGCTACCGTGCTACGTGATTGCTGATTCCAGAGAGTACGTGCCTTGGCTAAGGCACTTCTGTAGGGAGTTTTGAAAACAGTTATGTGTAGAGCAGCATCTGCATCTTTGCTAGCGACCAAATTGAACGTATGTGCAGCACATCTCATGTGAACTGGCAAAGTATTAAAGTTTTCTAATATCTGTTCATTGATTTCATTGCACTGGAGACGATCAGGAGCATTCAGTATGTTTTCTACTGAAATAAATTCTAAGTCATCATTTTCTTCTGAGTTTGGATTTAAAAGATTGGCAATATCAGGGTCAGACTCAGACTCTAAATCACACGATGGCAACTCTGGAAGTATGTCGATCTCCGAGCCGAATTGCACAAATGCCTTTACAAAGTTACTGCCATTATCCGTAGTAgtcctaaaataaaattaagccagctttttaatgtatgtatgaatgtGGTTTGTGGTCTCACTTGTATAcgtgcgaaaataaaataacctaacCAACTTGAAAAGTTGAAAATCCCCCGACATTTACATTTCAAAGTACAATATCTCCTAAATAAAAGGCTAAACCGATTTTGATCAAACCTAGCTAAGAGCATTCTCGATCAAGCCAGCTATCAaaccaaaaaaactaaatcgaaACCGATTCAGCCGTTTAGGAGCTAGGATGCCACGAAAAATAGTAATAGTAAGTCTATTTTACTGACCTTGtgatttttttatctatgtgaAATTCATAGTGAATATCTATCATTGCTTGGGCCAGGATGTCGTATGTATGATGACCTTTTAGGCGTATGCACGTTAATACTGCATGCATTCTGGCTCTTGTGATTGGATCTAACCAGTGAACTATCATGCCCAAATAACTTTTGTTGTGAGCTGACCAACAGTCAGCCGTCGTTGCCACCCAATTAATTTTTCCAagtaaactgaaattaaaatcataaacaACACGTCAcgtttaaaaaaagctataataataaatgaaaattatatacGTCACGCATACCTATTTTATGAACccctaattattttaactttcaaataaaattatacctacgtaGGTTACGTAAGGCGAAAtttatcttttaaaaataaatagaaaataggtatttattttagttacttaCCTAATCAGGTGTTGCTTCAATTCAATGTGTTCGTCAGTAATGCGTCTACCTAAAGTTCTTCTTGAAATTGAATTTTTGCTCGGGTTTAAGGTTTTTATCAACGTACCAAAAGACTTGCTTTCGACTACATGTAAAGGAATCATGtttgaaacaaataaatttactatacatttttccactttggctTGGGGCACACCGCTGCCAGTAGCTGCAATCCCGAATGATTCCCCGATGCTCAGCTGTCGTCCCTGTTGTATTCTTCTTTTAACAGGATTAGGATTACTGCTACTTGTGCTATCATCGTCACCGTCAGAATGAGTTCTCCTTTTTGTCTTGCCCCGGTTAGAGCCCGCCTTAACAATCTCTTCAAACTGTACGTACTGTGACTCATGTACCCTTCTTACATGTTGTTTCAAATTATTCAGGCTTGATACATGAACTTTTATTTTGGTGTCTTTCGGCAAGCATCGCTTACACGCAAAAAGTATTTGCTGGCCCGATCTGGATACAAATTCCACATACTCAGTCAAATGTGGCCATGGATTCTCATCAGCATTGCTGGAATTCGATTCCATATCTTCCATGATACGGTTTTAATTACTAAACTGCACAATACactatttttaactaaattacACTCGCAAACAAAACACTCGTCACTGTAAGCACCGCCTCTAAGTAATGAAATgatcaaacgaaaaaaaaattttcgcaGTTTTCTCACTCGCACGCGCCGGCCAAATATAtctagttttgtttttgtttcacgCGCTGCCACGCGCCGCCCGGCACTTGTCATTTCATACTTGTCTGAACCTGTTTTTCGCGCCGCGCCGCGGTTTCGTGCGGTAAATAGTAGGCATTGGATTAACGATTAACGGACTTCTGCACATTAACGGAAGTTAACGTGtccgttaacatttttaaaagttaacttAAAAGTTAATCCGTtaatcaaaatgttaacttcGTTAATTAACGATTAACGGATTAACGAGTTAATGCCCAGCTATGGCAACAACCGTACTATGTAGGTTTGTATACAAGTAAAGTTCAATATCATATGTCATAGGCATtcgcaacctgtaccacgcgactAAAACGCCAtaagcgccgtaaaattcatggcgcttacacGTTTAGGTCGCGATATTCACGCTCCGATTCTtaggtttgttgtcaaaacaacaactcatggtgCGAAATACTGGTTCTGTGTGCCGGTTCTATATACctacgtagtaataatagttcaatagtcatagaatataaatatgagCTCGTAATGTAGAATGTATTGAACCTTGAACCGCTATTTATTAGGGTCATTATCCTACATAGATATTAAACCCACGTACTTTTTTCATTATCGAACATGTgcggtatataatattataaactatTATAATTATCGAACTAGTGCGGTAATATATGTTGAcacttttttttgtactttcgatttcattaatatataagttttgttttttcttcgcaagtgtgttgaaaaacagTATGAAATACGTGTGCTATGATCAttacatcggctttcttattgcgcgctcgcttccagttcgcgcgcacaatatcacCTCGAGCATAATGACCAACGTAGCACACTtgtattataatgtaatattattaccATCCAACTAGGTTTTGAAATAATTAAGAGTTTCGCACTCGTCAGACACGCATTGTTGTTTTACACCCCGTCACAAAATAAGGGTACCTATAGCCCAGCTAAGAGTAAgatttattttgaggttgtacAATAAACTGATGACTGATACTAATATGTATCCAGGTACTACTACAGgtacttaatggcgcagcgattcgaaatgagtcttggcctctgacacgagtgaacgccagttgtctcgatcctgtgccatctcccAACAGATATCGGCttggagatcgcgcaagtccgcttcaacagcatcgccccagcgCTACCGGGGACGTCCGATAGGCCTCCGCCCCACCAGGCGTCCCAGGTATGCCCTTTTAGCGCCGCGATCCTCCTCCATTCTCAAAACGAGGCGAGACGACACTAACTAATCATGTCTGACATATCTAGTAACCTAGATATATTATGTTAAACTAATACTACTTGCATTATTTGAATCTAGCtcgcaatttaaaaaataataatttaaagtttttgaaCAAAAGTGACTTCGATATTCGGCAAACATTTCAGCAAGTAAAGTGCCAGTTTCGTATCACGAAGCTTTTACACTCCACTTGTTCCCTCGAGAGCTCCAAAGCTGTTTCTTGCCGGATAAGCCCCCCGTTGGAACTCGGGTGCACGCGGGTTGCCAACTGCAGGATGCAACGATGAGCATTATGGGATTTTATAGTTGTGAGTTGGTATATGaacaaacaatattataaagtgaactttgtttatttttgtttttacattagTATATTAAAACCggacattacaaaaaataacgtTTTGGATAAATTTTTACAAGAGTTTCAccataaatattttaagaatgAGATTCCTATAAGAAAAAAGTACGAAAATTATAGGCTTTAAAATAGTTCTGTGGCTTTAAATCGTACCCtcctaccctaaggttgtctggaagagatcgcttacagcgataagaccgcctgttgctacctttctttacattgtaaatctgtttttaaatttgttttctttgtggtgcaataaagaatatttacttacttacttacttatagttCGTTTATTTCATGATTTTCACTGTTATGTCACATTTTAACCTTAACTCATACTATAAAAGTCTATGATCCTGCTACGCTCGCCATGCGAGTAACctttaggtataataataaaatgcttttttgcacactacaaaaaaaaatggtacaaagtatgtaaaggtataaatatgtaggtaacaacaggcggacttatcgctaaacagcgatctcttccagacatatttataaattacagtatatttataaattaataatcgtGTCTTAACCTTATATTGCAATGTAAAATGCCAATACGGACAGAAGCAGATACAGTATCAGTAGACAGTATTTAGagaagtaaaactcatttatacctccTTGGTTGGTATGAATTAGTGACGCAATTAAAACTCCCTTGggagttattaatttatttacttgagctttttaattttatacttctTTGTGGTCGTAGTCGACATCCGATATAACGGACAATGACAAAACGCTCTTTCTGTAATCGTACTACGTTGTGGAGCTTGTGCATGAGCTTGTTCCCGGGAGATCGCTAATAAGCCCCGTTTCGGAGCCAGGAGAAGTCCTAAGTGCACTGGTTGCAGCTTGCAGGTGCATTGTGATACGAGACCGTGGGATTTTACAATTTTCAGTTCATTGCCTTCAGGtagaaatataggtaggtaggtattttacaAGTGAATTTTTCAAAGAGTATTTATGGAGAAGGAATAACTTTCAGACATACGTCCCAGTCATATGGTCCGTTTCTCGAAGGCAAAAATGTACTGAGAGCTTCGTTTATATACAATATGCATTCCGTATATTCCGTCATTTGAAAGATAGGTAAAAACATGAATGAAAAGGTTCGCAGTGTGCTATCTATTCGGGCGCAGCGCACTCCATGCAAAAAAATGTCTGAACGGGTTTTCACCGAATTAAAGCTACAGTAAAGTGATGTTGATACGCGACAGTATTATAACTTATGGTTTGCGTGTattctatatttgtttaaacatatgtattatttttcgctgtttgtttcccaataataaataaaacaaaaatatataatatatatatgcgGATTCTCATGGCCTCAGGTACAATGCCTCGAAGAGTGAGTTATTAGTTTTTTAAGCGGGTACGAAGAGCTACTCGCGTACACCTCAGGTTAAACTTGGCGACACTCCTCTTAAGGTGGTTGAAGAGTTTAAATACCTGGGGCACTGGGTTACCTCATCCCTCACAGACAACAAGGACATCGAAAGGGAACGCAGGGCGCGCTGGCGGTAAGAAGTAACATGCTGATCCGTAGATTTACTAGTTGTAACAAAAACGTTAAGATCACTCTATTTAGGGCATACTGTCAGTCATTTTACACCTGCAGTCTATGGATCAACTATACTCAAAAAACGTACAGCGCCCTGCgcgttcaaaattcaaaattcaaattcaaaattcaaaaatttattctgcaagtaggcctcaagggctcttttacaagtcaatacaacatttatagtaacatcatatagtgacatgaaaaatacataacaacatttataaatacaacagccaatacctgggtaaacattacattataatatacttaaaataaataattactacaatacaatagagatgtatagtctctatggttaaaaacacattaaatctggagatgtaaaaggtccccaatgtcagactactaatactaataaaatttggaggtgtaaagtctctccaagtgtcaaaataaaatttatactaaataaataaaccgcgtctggactgttaaacgcGTGTGTTCAATATAACAACGcttttaggatgctgttggggctcCCGAGACATTGCAGTGCATCGggcatgttcgcggaggcgcgcacgGATGGCTCTCACGTGATAATGCGAAAACGTGTCGCGTCCCTGCTGAGACGTATCGCCGGTAGCCCCAACAGTCTCCTGAAGACAGTGGCAGGACGGGAAGATGGTCCCTTCCATTACTATTGGAACCAGATCCACATGCTGTCCACCTAGTTTTAAGTGTAAAAATGTGTTTAGATTGTAAGTGAATATGGAAAAATTTAATTCTGAAatgaactattattattattataattaaaatggtCGGCCTTGTGTTAAAATGATGTATTGAAattgaataattaatttgattatttttatttatttgattattgtggaattggtattctaatttttaattattaataatttcattgtaattactttttgtatacgagtaggtactaaTATAGTCTAAGGAATTGTAACTAACATTTTTTATGGGCCCCCGGCTTGAAATAAacgaatttaattaattaatatatatattgtaacaaTATAACGAAAGTGACTGACATAGGATATGTTTATCAaccatcatcattccacgcaggcagacaaagtcgcgggcagatGCTAGTAGTTTATAAAGCAAAATATCCATATACGGCAGTATAATAACTTTATAGTTTACACAAGCATCAGGATTAACGCTTGTTTGGCCCACGGCCCACATATACGACAGTATATTATAATCCTATAATACTCGCAGGCTCGCCAGGTGTGACGGACAACTCGCATTAATCACGACACGACGCGACATGCGACATTCATCATGACACGACACACACATTGTTGGTAGAACTTTAACCAGTACCGCGATCTCGAActaaattaggtacctatttcataTTCGGCGAAACTATTTTTGGTATGTAaccaaatatgaaaaaattacTACCTCGGGCAAGACTTGAACTCGCGTTTTTGccttttttctaatttttggTAAGCCGATTTAAAAGTTAGAGAGGAGACATTTTTTTGGTAAGTCTAAGAAGAAgagattattttaaaaagtatggATTAAATTGAAGCACTGTTttcaaaaaagttaaatttgtttttaaaggcCTAAAACCACACgtactaaaaaaacatatttttcacttttagttattttttcaatttcaacTTTTTAACTTTCACATATAGCAATgttcaaaatttaattaaaatatgtgtttttcaGTAAAATGGCTGTAATATGCGACGGATtcttgccattttggctacggaaccctaaaaatacacgCGATTCAGGCATTCTGCCGGTGATTGTAGAATTATATCATTTGACTTACcataatttcatttatagtCTCTTTTTtgaacccccgacgcaaaaagagatattattgtaattttgaaTTGGACTGACTTAATTTCCGAATTGATAAttgaaattttatataattgtaattttgaacCAATGTTGACAGCGTATGATTAGTGCCAATAAATAAAGCTATCTATATCGTTGGTCGGACAGAGTTGATGTCATAATCATAAGTGGCTACAGTAAAGACAATATACTGCATGAATAAATTGGATCGTTACATAAAATCAATCACTATATCCCTGCGGTCACAGTTCGATAGTTCATCCTCCGCACGCCGGCAGATTGATGGTTTGACCCCATAACGAATGTATTCAACTATTATAAAGGGAATAAGCCGATAGTGGTGAGAATGAGAACCTGTAAACGATAtatcggcggccgatcgtaatatCCGCCAGATCAttaaattcctaggcatatcgtgaaacgtgaaattCATTGTCTCGTTCCCCGAGGACTCCGAGTCGACGGAGCTCCTATTTCTGAAGTTTGCCCTTCGGGTATCTGTAGCAatctaacgaacctatcctacctacctattggtttaatgtgcctaccgtcaaaacattacataggAACTTTACGATCGGGTGGAATTTCCGATCGTTCACCGATACATACATTTTGATAAGACTAGCTCGTGTTAATCAGAAGAATCATTGAGATTTACGCCGTTTAACTTGAACTGAAATATGACAGTTTAAGAGGGTGTTTCTTACGTTAAGAGGGGGCGGGGAGGGGGAGATCAAGCCGAATTTCACTAAATCGTACGTGAGGGAGAGAGGGGATTTCGGAAAGCAAACTCAAAATAACATCTCAAAAACGCCTCACGTTATTAATAGACGCCCCCTAGGTAGAATCTGCTTAGTATTTTTTAACCCCCGGCGCAAAAAAAGGGGGGTTATATGTTTGACAATAACGTCCGTCTGTCTGCTGGGTTTGCAATTTGGTCCACCGAGTAGTCTACCTCGTCCTCTGGATCGGGTTGGTATGTTCAGGACCTTTTCGACTACATAGTCGTCTTCTCGTCTGGAAATATGTCCGAACCAGCGTATACTatcacaaaaatattaaaaaaggcagcattcaaaaataaactacaatttttttttttgttcgtcAGTACCTGTGACGCGATTACGTAATGGTCGCCGACGGCCAACTTGAAGCCAACGAGTAGTACAATTTCTTGCTCACACGATGAAAACGATGCTCAAATGTACGACTTGTAGAATATCAGCGTAACCTTCATGTGCGAACCGATTCAAACCGAGATGTCCACGCAATTAGCAGAGCGGCGTTAAACATCACCACTTTACGAGGAAACCGAAAAAGTTGCACACACTGTGGCGATTCCACGCAAAAGGTAACTAAATTGTCCAAAAACCTTATGCATCCAACTCGACATCTTTTGAAAGcgcttatgaatagtaagacagtattacatataattatcttaatctaattatcagagcaatgaGAGCCTGGGGGTACGTGCCCAGGAGATGGAGGGATGTCAACGTGATTTTCATACCAAAACCAGGTAAGAATGACTACACGGCTGctaaatccttcaggcccatcagtctCACATCATTCCTGCTGAAAACTCTGGAAAAACTGTGCGACAGGGATCTGAGGGATCGAACGCTAAAGAACATACCGATGCACAACAACCAGCACGCGTACAGCTCAGGTAAATCCACAGAGTCAGCCCTACACATGGTTGTAAGCCGCATTGAGAGAGCCATCCACGACAAAGAACTGTGCCTCGGCACTTTCATTGACATCGAGGGCGCTTTTGACAAGACCCACTTTACCAGTATAGGGAATGCCTTGGAAAGCCATGGCGCGGAACCCGGACTAACAAAGTGGATCATGAACATGTTAAACAAGAGGATTATAAGGTATGCAGGTCAACCGCAGGCCGTAGCAGCGGTGAGAGGATGTCCTCAAGGGGGAGTCCTGTCGCCTCTGCTGTGGAACCTAGTAGTTAACAACCTTATAACCAAACTGAACGAGGAACACTTCTACACAATAGGCTACGCTGACGATCTGGCAATATTGATATCAGGTAAATTTGCCAGTACAGTATGCGACCTCACCCAGTCAGCTCTCCGGATCGTAGAACGCTGGTGCAGAGAATTTGACCTATCAGTTAACCCCACCAAAACAGAAATGGTAATGTTCACCAATAAAAGGGCGCTtggcaactttaccagaccaacacttttccaaaccgaGCTGCAGCtgaccgatgaagttaagtacttaggactaactctcgacagtaaactcaattggaacaatcaCATCAACAAACGTATAGACAAGGCAGGAGTTGTCttttggcagtgcagaaggatgattggtaagaggtggggactgaACCCGAAAATCACCctttggctctataagacgataatccgccccctactctgttacggtgccctggtttggtggccaagaacaaacataggcaacgtacgagacaagctacaaagactccaaaggctcgcatgcgcggccaccactggctgcacgaggtccactccaactgcagccatggaggtcatgttaaaccttccaccgctgcacctacacatacagcaagaggccagtctctcagcggtaaggttgcgaacccttaaTATATGGTCTAACAGCATAGGAGCTCTCCACACaacatgcctggaaaaggtatatgacgaatttccagtgcttaggtcgggcacggatcggattcacaaacaagctatctttgacaaaaggtacaaaatacagttatatgaggacgacaaccacgaaggactcaatctccgggagctgagaatcttcactgatgggtccaaaacagacagcgggtcgggctccggaaccttctcagaagacctgaacatgtcaatcaccacaccgctaggagcccataactcggtattccaagctgagtgcatgggcatcttaaacgcggcggctgccatcattgcaaggaaggtagtaggatcctccatccgcatactctccgacagtagagcagtcttaatggctctaaatagccatataattacatccaaacttatacacgaatgccacgaacgactaatggaggtatgtcataata encodes:
- the LOC133532143 gene encoding uncharacterized protein LOC133532143, whose translation is MEDMESNSSNADENPWPHLTETTTDNGSNFVKAFVQFGSEIDILPELPSCDLESESDPDIANLLNPNSEENDDLEFISVENILNAPDRLQCNEINEQILENFNTLPVHMRCAAHTFNLVASKDADAALHITVFKTPYRSALAKARTLWNQQSRSTVAADIIHAELSRRLVLPNSTRWNSLYDAIVVLNAILETKRPSLHRVMTQLKIVTFNDQDVTVMKEYAKVMAPVANALDRIQGEAQAYLGSLLPTIAATVYKLKNIKSKGLVNCTALANALLNGIEKRFGPLLNDEQCQLAAAFHPKFRLIWLETYDSSRVDAVRKCMEKRVEDALRQEAAENSKDRDSLSGGGSNVSNNDDDEEEDFFNSVTQSIEKPKSSNSLKNKAQSLVKMWLDMKSKDSFNDAAFLGEQIFINLFIKYNTAIPSSAAVERLFSTGKDILTPKRASLSDENFNMLMFMKGNMHLMPDD